A genome region from Acidobacteriota bacterium includes the following:
- a CDS encoding Glu/Leu/Phe/Val dehydrogenase, with protein sequence MNDLPSYNAFTDALAQFDRLADLMALDKPTRALLRCPAHEHRLTLPVRLDNGTIEVFHGFRVQHNDARGPAWGGVRFHPQETIDTVRALAMWTTWKTAVVDIPLGGSMGGVVCDPHRLSTAEIERICRAWIRRIARNIGPQRDVPAPDVMTSGQHMTWMLDEYEALRGNRIPGAITGKTLGAGGSLGRLEAAGYGLVYNLREALKELGIEVSATAASVQGFGTVAQHAIQLYHQIGGTVTCVSSWDPEAGAPAAYRKADGIDLEELRQASDRLGNVNPSKARDLGYEVLEGDAWLSQEVDILIPAALEYQITEDNVGSVSERVRIVAEGANGPTTPDAEARLFSRGIFVIPDILANSGGVTCSYFEQVQSNMNYYWPLSEVLSKLDRTLTAAFVAVSDLSSSKSLTMRDAALVIAIDRVARQCKERGWL encoded by the coding sequence ATGAACGACCTACCCTCCTACAACGCCTTCACCGACGCTCTCGCGCAGTTCGATCGCCTCGCCGACCTTATGGCGCTCGATAAGCCGACGAGAGCACTCCTTCGCTGCCCCGCCCATGAGCACCGATTGACCCTTCCAGTGAGGCTCGACAATGGCACGATCGAGGTTTTTCACGGTTTCAGAGTCCAGCACAACGACGCCCGCGGACCCGCCTGGGGCGGAGTACGTTTTCATCCGCAGGAGACGATCGACACGGTGCGGGCCCTCGCCATGTGGACGACCTGGAAGACCGCCGTCGTCGACATCCCCCTCGGCGGGAGCATGGGCGGCGTCGTTTGCGATCCTCACCGTTTGAGCACCGCCGAGATCGAACGGATTTGCCGTGCCTGGATACGCCGGATCGCCCGTAATATCGGTCCCCAGCGTGATGTTCCGGCACCCGACGTCATGACATCGGGCCAGCACATGACCTGGATGCTCGACGAGTATGAGGCGCTGCGCGGCAACCGTATCCCGGGTGCCATCACCGGCAAGACCCTCGGCGCCGGCGGATCGCTCGGTCGCCTCGAGGCGGCCGGATACGGCCTCGTTTACAACCTGAGAGAAGCCCTCAAGGAGCTGGGCATCGAAGTTTCCGCAACCGCCGCCAGCGTGCAGGGGTTCGGCACGGTTGCCCAGCACGCGATCCAGCTCTACCACCAGATCGGCGGCACCGTGACCTGCGTCTCGAGCTGGGATCCGGAGGCGGGCGCCCCGGCTGCCTACCGCAAGGCCGACGGCATAGACCTCGAAGAGCTGCGCCAGGCATCCGATCGTCTCGGCAACGTCAATCCGTCAAAAGCGAGAGATCTCGGCTACGAGGTCCTCGAAGGCGACGCGTGGTTGTCGCAGGAGGTCGACATCCTGATCCCCGCTGCCCTGGAGTATCAGATCACTGAAGACAACGTCGGCTCGGTCTCCGAGCGCGTACGCATCGTCGCCGAGGGTGCAAACGGGCCGACCACTCCCGACGCCGAAGCGCGGTTGTTCTCCCGTGGAATATTCGTCATACCCGACATTCTGGCGAACTCGGGCGGCGTCACCTGCAGCTACTTCGAGCAGGTGCAGAGCAACATGAACTACTACTGGCCCCTCTCCGAGGTCCTCAGCAAGCTCGATCGCACGCTGACTGCCGCGTTCGTCGCGGTTTCCGACCTGTCCTCCTCCAAGTCGTTGACAATGCGTGACGCGGCGCTGGTGATTGCCATCGACCGGGTGGCGAGGCAGTGCAAAGAGCGGGGATGGCTTTAA
- a CDS encoding pyruvate, phosphate dikinase — protein sequence MDDSQQSARPADKLLASLQERAKELNCLYEVEQILARLDLPLDEAFQQVVEVIPPGWQYPDICRAMIEYGDEVFTNEDFRPTPWVQSSDIVVQGKVVGRLSVWYAEDRPTEDIGPFLKEEERLIRTIAERLGHSILFHQMYETRQTWELASKELEEEKKDRWRGPIELLRRSDRELYLRIARKMVNHLVWAGVEGGSDLLREIYGSSDEDERHDPNYPARPRALNEQVLLDAKPFELAKNYLGTDATLALTRDWVMEDKASFLPSVLNNPRSSLTEVGGALRRFHHLLADGAELSPATLDGIHVGLIRRFLTDQLDYISVAKKYVQPEDFLDLIDHVIHSDASHGKLGGKSAGLFLAAAILRRESSSDYSIGEFKVPRSWYVASEGLMSFVEYNDLDEVLQQKYRETSQVRREYPNIIQLFKNSRFPPEIVKGVSMILDEVGDKPLIVRSSSLLEDRMGSAFSGKYKSLFLANQGSKQERMTAILDAMTEVYASVFGPDPIAYRHERGLLDFHEEMAILIQEVVGTRLGDYFLPAVAGVAFSNNEFRWSPRIKRSDGLIRLVPGLGTRAVDRVGDDYPILSVPGQPGLKVNTTIDETIRYSPRSIDVINLKTNNFETLEIEDLLKEHGAGYPAFEQVFSVLKDDVLHKPVPVLVDPANDQLVADLGGLVNSSPFVEQVGNILKTLEATLGTPVDIEFAHDGNDFYLLQCRPQSFADEDAPAPIPKDMPADETLFAAHRFVSNGHVPDITHVVYVDPEAYARQKDRADLLMVGEVIGKLNKLLPKRQFILIGPGRWGSRGDIKLGVSVGYSDINNTAMLIEVARKTGDYLPDLSFGTHFFQDLVESEIRYLPLYPDDDSVLNLQVLHTSRNLLPAMLPEYEPLADVVRVIDIPSSSDGRILRVLMNSELDEALAHFAEPGEREDESRGDRAGTLHQHPESYWRWRLQMAEKIAAEIDSERFAVKAVYIIGSTKNASAGPSSDIDLLIHFQGNDQQRRELETWLEGWSLCLGEINYLRTGYVNPDLLDVHIITDEDLEKQTSFAAKIGAITDPALELPIGKNAK from the coding sequence ATGGATGATTCTCAACAGAGCGCACGACCGGCAGACAAGCTGCTCGCGTCCCTTCAGGAACGGGCGAAGGAGCTCAACTGCTTGTACGAGGTCGAGCAAATCCTCGCTCGTCTCGACCTACCGCTCGACGAAGCGTTCCAGCAGGTGGTCGAGGTGATACCGCCCGGCTGGCAGTATCCGGACATCTGTCGGGCGATGATCGAATACGGTGACGAGGTGTTCACCAACGAGGATTTTCGCCCAACGCCCTGGGTCCAGTCGAGCGACATCGTCGTACAGGGCAAGGTGGTCGGCCGCCTCAGTGTGTGGTACGCGGAGGATCGCCCGACCGAGGACATCGGTCCCTTCCTCAAGGAGGAGGAACGCCTGATTCGCACGATAGCTGAACGGCTCGGGCACAGCATCCTATTTCACCAGATGTATGAGACGCGCCAGACGTGGGAATTGGCAAGCAAAGAGCTAGAGGAGGAGAAGAAGGACCGCTGGCGGGGGCCGATCGAGCTGCTTCGACGTTCCGACCGCGAGCTCTATCTCCGCATCGCGCGCAAGATGGTCAACCATCTGGTGTGGGCGGGCGTGGAAGGCGGGAGCGACCTCCTCAGGGAAATCTACGGTTCGTCGGACGAGGACGAACGCCACGACCCCAATTACCCTGCTCGCCCTCGCGCTCTCAACGAGCAGGTACTGCTTGATGCAAAGCCCTTCGAGTTGGCCAAGAACTACCTCGGAACCGACGCCACGCTCGCCCTCACTCGTGACTGGGTAATGGAGGACAAGGCCAGCTTTCTCCCGTCGGTCCTCAATAACCCCCGCTCCAGCCTGACCGAGGTCGGAGGCGCCCTCCGCCGTTTCCATCATCTGCTCGCCGATGGCGCCGAGCTTTCCCCGGCCACACTCGATGGCATTCACGTCGGTCTTATCCGGCGCTTCCTCACCGACCAGCTCGACTACATTTCCGTCGCCAAGAAATACGTTCAACCTGAAGATTTTCTCGATCTCATCGACCACGTGATTCACTCCGACGCCAGCCACGGCAAACTCGGGGGAAAGAGCGCCGGTCTCTTCCTCGCTGCCGCTATCCTCCGTAGGGAGAGTTCCTCCGATTACTCGATAGGCGAATTCAAGGTCCCGCGCAGCTGGTACGTGGCCTCGGAGGGGCTGATGTCCTTCGTCGAGTACAACGACCTCGACGAGGTGCTGCAACAGAAGTATCGCGAAACATCCCAGGTTCGCCGCGAGTACCCCAACATCATCCAGCTCTTCAAAAACTCGCGTTTCCCTCCGGAAATCGTCAAGGGCGTCTCGATGATCCTCGACGAGGTCGGCGACAAACCGCTGATCGTACGATCTTCGAGCCTCCTCGAGGATCGGATGGGCAGCGCCTTTTCCGGCAAGTACAAGAGCCTCTTCCTCGCCAACCAAGGTTCGAAGCAAGAACGCATGACCGCCATCCTCGATGCGATGACCGAGGTCTACGCATCGGTCTTCGGCCCCGACCCGATCGCCTACCGCCACGAGCGAGGGTTGCTCGATTTCCACGAGGAAATGGCGATCCTCATCCAGGAGGTGGTCGGAACGCGCCTCGGTGATTACTTCCTGCCCGCAGTCGCCGGTGTCGCATTCTCCAACAACGAATTTCGTTGGTCGCCGCGAATCAAGCGCTCCGACGGTCTCATTCGGCTCGTTCCCGGTCTCGGCACCCGCGCTGTGGACCGGGTCGGCGACGACTATCCGATCCTCTCGGTCCCGGGTCAGCCCGGGCTCAAAGTCAACACGACGATCGACGAGACCATTCGCTATTCTCCGCGTTCGATCGATGTCATCAACCTCAAAACCAACAACTTCGAGACCCTCGAGATCGAGGACCTCCTGAAGGAGCATGGAGCTGGCTATCCAGCCTTCGAACAGGTCTTTTCCGTCCTCAAGGACGACGTCCTCCACAAGCCCGTTCCGGTCCTGGTCGATCCGGCCAACGACCAACTGGTCGCCGATCTGGGCGGGCTCGTCAATTCATCGCCTTTTGTGGAACAGGTCGGCAACATCCTCAAGACCCTCGAGGCGACGCTGGGCACTCCGGTCGACATCGAATTCGCTCATGACGGAAACGACTTCTACCTTCTCCAGTGTCGGCCGCAGAGCTTCGCGGACGAGGACGCGCCGGCACCGATTCCGAAGGACATGCCGGCTGACGAAACTCTTTTCGCGGCCCACCGGTTTGTGTCCAACGGCCACGTCCCCGACATTACCCACGTTGTCTACGTCGATCCCGAGGCCTACGCGCGGCAGAAGGATCGTGCAGATCTCCTCATGGTTGGCGAGGTGATTGGCAAGCTCAACAAATTGCTGCCCAAACGCCAGTTCATCCTCATCGGGCCCGGCCGCTGGGGAAGCCGCGGCGACATCAAGCTCGGCGTCAGCGTCGGTTACTCCGACATCAACAACACCGCGATGCTGATCGAGGTCGCACGGAAGACCGGCGACTACCTTCCGGACCTTAGCTTCGGGACACACTTCTTTCAGGATCTCGTCGAATCGGAAATCCGCTACCTCCCCCTCTACCCGGATGATGACAGCGTGCTCAATCTTCAGGTGCTCCACACCTCGCGGAACCTGCTGCCGGCGATGCTCCCCGAGTACGAGCCCCTCGCCGACGTCGTGCGCGTTATCGACATACCCAGTTCCTCGGACGGCCGCATTCTGCGTGTGTTGATGAACTCGGAACTCGACGAGGCATTGGCACATTTCGCTGAGCCCGGAGAGCGCGAGGACGAATCCCGCGGCGATCGCGCCGGCACACTTCACCAGCACCCCGAAAGCTACTGGAGGTGGCGCCTGCAGATGGCCGAGAAGATCGCGGCAGAGATCGACTCCGAGCGTTTCGCGGTCAAAGCTGTCTACATCATCGGCAGCACGAAGAATGCCAGCGCAGGCCCGTCCAGCGACATCGATCTCCTCATCCACTTCCAGGGCAATGACCAGCAGCGGCGTGAGCTCGAGACGTGGCTCGAAGGCTGGAGCCTGTGTCTCGGTGAAATCAACTACCTCCGAACCGGTTACGTCAACCCCGACTTGCTCGATGTCCACATCATCACCGACGAGGATCTCGAAAAGCAGACCAGCTTTGCCGCCAAAATCGGCGCCATCACCGACCCAGCGCTGGAGCTCCCGATCGGCAAAAACGCAAAGTAG
- a CDS encoding ATP-dependent DNA helicase, whose protein sequence is MTVHIDTEAKTIRAGVSDLLGEPEQRSIGLTGTGLSRMWIGSELHRRVQREFEETEPGYASEVPTQITLSIDGWTIEISGRADGVVFADNRALRVDEIKTLHFAVDLRNLYAEERLERFKRQAALYAYMLSDEDQPAAARLILVDIVSQEEQDEEVRWSRDSVHSWLRQQIHRLISREERRLARLEELRTAAESLPFPHQELRPSQVEIGDAVTESLTNQRHLLVRAPTGCGKTAAVLHPAVRSALARGQRVFFLTAKTLQQRIAVETAKSMQGNLFRSLQLRAKSKMCANTEIVCHEEFCPYAKEYGLKLVRSELVPTLIAESDHQDPDHIFEAAKAHEVCPFEISLDLLGEVDLVVCDYNYVFDPTIGLRALLHGNALQDSVLIIDEAHNLVDRSRDYYSPELHVDQIEKARVFLEGRTNAIFEDLRSLIDEVSAEVRRRVADSLGGADYNEGPAEIDDNAISNLRIAFDGAILSYFLYKRENEMWVADDPVLDVFFKLTRFHRVLAMGGDEFVHIAERDAVGGGERLKIFCRDASRFVGEILDGSASSIAMSATLEPFDFYRDLLGFDAHRTDELYVPSPFPPENRLVLAISDVDTTYRRRGAHYDRIASWIARLSHPKANVLTLFPSYAFLDAVHDRLPPVPHTVIAQQPGANDAEQQKVLAALRSGEPHLLLAVLGGIFAEGVDYPGEMLSEVIVVSPGLPQYNLERELLKAYYQEFYEHGFGYAYLVPGLTRVVQAAGRLLRSDEDRGVIVVMGRRFLDAQYLRLLPEEWTLGEPESLIFEDPEAAVLEFLGDLDDA, encoded by the coding sequence GTGACAGTCCACATCGACACCGAAGCGAAGACCATCAGGGCCGGCGTGAGCGATCTGCTCGGTGAGCCGGAGCAACGATCCATCGGCCTCACCGGCACAGGCCTTTCGCGTATGTGGATCGGCTCCGAGCTGCACCGGCGTGTGCAGCGAGAGTTCGAAGAAACCGAGCCCGGGTACGCGAGTGAGGTGCCGACCCAGATTACGCTGTCAATCGACGGCTGGACGATCGAGATCTCCGGCCGCGCCGACGGGGTCGTGTTTGCCGACAACCGGGCGTTGCGCGTTGACGAAATCAAGACGCTCCACTTCGCAGTCGATCTGCGCAACCTCTACGCCGAGGAGCGGCTAGAGCGATTCAAACGCCAAGCAGCCCTCTACGCCTACATGCTCTCGGACGAAGACCAGCCCGCCGCGGCGCGCCTGATCCTGGTCGATATCGTCTCCCAGGAAGAACAGGACGAAGAGGTCAGATGGTCTCGCGATTCAGTCCACTCGTGGTTGCGCCAGCAGATCCACCGGTTGATATCCCGCGAGGAGCGGCGACTCGCACGACTCGAAGAGCTGCGGACTGCAGCCGAGTCCCTCCCGTTCCCCCACCAGGAGCTGCGTCCGTCTCAGGTCGAGATCGGCGATGCGGTGACGGAATCCCTGACCAATCAGCGCCACCTTCTGGTTCGGGCGCCCACCGGCTGCGGCAAGACCGCGGCAGTCCTCCACCCGGCTGTCCGCTCAGCCCTCGCCAGGGGGCAGAGGGTATTCTTCCTGACAGCCAAAACACTCCAACAACGGATTGCCGTCGAGACCGCCAAATCGATGCAAGGCAACCTATTCCGCAGCCTCCAATTGCGGGCGAAATCGAAGATGTGCGCCAACACCGAGATCGTCTGTCACGAGGAGTTCTGTCCCTATGCCAAGGAGTACGGACTCAAGCTCGTCCGTTCCGAGCTCGTCCCGACCCTCATCGCCGAGAGCGACCATCAGGATCCCGATCACATCTTCGAAGCCGCCAAGGCGCACGAGGTATGCCCCTTCGAAATCAGCCTCGATCTTCTCGGTGAGGTCGATCTCGTGGTCTGTGACTACAACTACGTTTTCGATCCGACCATCGGCCTCCGGGCGCTGCTCCACGGAAACGCGCTGCAAGATTCGGTATTGATCATCGACGAGGCGCACAACCTCGTCGACCGCAGCCGCGACTATTACTCTCCGGAACTCCACGTCGACCAGATCGAAAAGGCGCGAGTCTTCCTGGAGGGCCGCACGAACGCCATCTTCGAAGATCTCAGGAGTCTGATCGACGAAGTGAGCGCCGAGGTTCGACGGCGGGTCGCCGACAGTCTCGGGGGTGCGGATTACAACGAGGGACCAGCGGAGATCGACGACAACGCCATTTCCAATCTTCGGATCGCATTCGACGGCGCGATCCTGAGCTACTTCCTTTACAAGCGTGAAAACGAAATGTGGGTGGCGGACGATCCGGTCCTCGACGTCTTCTTCAAACTGACCCGCTTCCACCGAGTGCTCGCGATGGGAGGCGACGAATTCGTTCACATCGCCGAGCGTGATGCCGTGGGAGGCGGCGAGCGGCTCAAGATTTTCTGCCGTGATGCCTCTCGCTTCGTCGGCGAAATCCTCGACGGCAGCGCCTCGTCCATCGCCATGTCCGCGACCCTCGAGCCGTTCGATTTCTACCGTGATCTACTCGGTTTCGACGCTCATCGAACCGACGAGCTCTACGTTCCGTCGCCGTTCCCACCCGAAAACCGCCTGGTCCTCGCCATAAGCGACGTCGATACGACCTACCGACGGCGCGGCGCTCATTACGACCGGATCGCGAGCTGGATCGCCAGGCTCTCCCATCCGAAGGCCAACGTGCTGACCTTGTTCCCCAGCTACGCCTTCCTCGACGCGGTCCACGATCGTCTGCCGCCGGTACCGCACACAGTGATCGCCCAGCAGCCGGGGGCCAACGATGCGGAGCAACAAAAGGTCCTCGCCGCTCTCCGCAGCGGGGAACCCCACCTGCTCCTCGCGGTTCTGGGCGGGATCTTCGCGGAGGGAGTCGACTATCCCGGTGAGATGTTGTCGGAGGTGATCGTGGTCTCGCCCGGCCTCCCTCAGTACAACCTCGAGCGGGAGCTGCTCAAAGCCTATTACCAGGAGTTCTACGAGCATGGCTTCGGTTATGCGTACCTCGTGCCAGGGTTGACTCGCGTGGTTCAGGCTGCCGGCCGCCTGTTGCGCTCCG
- a CDS encoding PEP/pyruvate-binding domain-containing protein, translating to MTAGPSDVPRFDREFFGAKDTFTRIGDGALGGKASGLLRVREEILAKLDPDEFPYVEVSVPTSTVLASNIFDSFIERNHLENIVSSDLPDDRIGHVIQRAELPAEHVGDLRGLISSVNTPLAVRSSSLLEDDLDHPFAGVYGTKMIPNNEIEEDARFIRLDEAVKFVYATTFFAEARGYLSSIGRPPGTEKMSVIIQEVVGQRADDRFYPCVSGVARSHNYYPTGHAKPSDGVVTLALGLGKTIVDGGLSWSYSPAYPKAPPPFNDLGELLKNTQTAFWAVHMGNPPPHDPIRETEYLVQPGLAEAEADGALRYLVSTYDPGSDRLNPGLDARGPRALTFAPLLASRLLPFNDVLKRLLELSEEALGGAVEIEFAINLDRRDALPARIGFLQVRPMMVGAERIDVAFGDLLGDGVVVASESVLGNGERPDIEDVVFVRPEAFEPADTPAIAKQLEGINEELIEAGRTYLLIGFGRWGTSDPWLGIPVAWGQISGARVIVEATLPDVQPDLSQGSHFFHNLLSFHVLYLSVEHHGPYAIDWQWLDRQPVVKSTAHVTHIRLNQPLDIRVDGTNGRGVIRKNG from the coding sequence ATGACTGCAGGGCCATCTGACGTTCCGCGATTCGACCGTGAGTTCTTCGGTGCAAAGGACACCTTCACGCGGATCGGCGACGGTGCTCTCGGCGGCAAGGCCTCGGGCCTGCTTCGGGTGCGCGAGGAGATTCTCGCCAAGCTCGATCCGGACGAGTTTCCCTACGTCGAGGTCTCGGTACCGACCAGCACTGTCCTGGCGAGCAACATCTTCGACAGCTTCATCGAGCGGAACCACCTCGAGAACATCGTTTCTTCCGATCTCCCGGACGACCGCATCGGGCACGTGATCCAGCGCGCGGAGCTGCCGGCAGAACACGTCGGCGACCTTCGAGGGTTAATCTCCAGCGTTAACACGCCGCTGGCGGTGCGCTCGTCGAGCTTGCTCGAGGACGACCTCGACCACCCCTTCGCCGGCGTATACGGGACGAAGATGATCCCGAACAACGAGATCGAGGAGGACGCCCGGTTCATCCGCCTCGATGAGGCCGTCAAGTTCGTCTATGCAACAACATTCTTCGCCGAGGCCAGGGGCTACCTGAGCTCCATTGGCCGGCCACCCGGCACGGAAAAGATGTCCGTCATCATCCAGGAGGTGGTCGGCCAGCGTGCCGATGATCGTTTCTACCCGTGCGTGTCCGGTGTTGCGCGATCCCACAACTACTACCCCACGGGCCACGCCAAGCCCTCGGACGGGGTCGTGACCCTGGCACTGGGGCTCGGCAAGACGATTGTCGACGGAGGCCTCAGCTGGTCCTACTCTCCCGCCTATCCGAAGGCGCCACCGCCGTTCAACGATCTCGGCGAGCTACTGAAGAACACGCAGACGGCCTTCTGGGCCGTCCACATGGGCAATCCCCCGCCGCACGATCCGATCCGGGAAACCGAATATCTGGTGCAGCCAGGCCTGGCCGAAGCCGAGGCGGACGGTGCACTCCGTTATCTCGTCTCCACCTACGACCCCGGCTCCGATCGCCTCAACCCGGGCCTCGACGCGCGTGGGCCGCGAGCGCTCACCTTCGCTCCCCTGCTCGCCTCACGCCTGTTGCCGTTCAACGATGTCCTGAAGCGCCTCCTTGAGCTGTCGGAGGAGGCTCTGGGCGGAGCCGTCGAGATCGAGTTCGCCATCAATCTCGATCGGCGAGACGCCTTGCCGGCGCGGATCGGTTTCCTCCAGGTGCGGCCGATGATGGTGGGTGCCGAACGAATCGACGTGGCATTTGGAGACCTCCTTGGCGATGGGGTCGTGGTTGCCTCGGAATCGGTTCTCGGCAACGGTGAGCGACCAGACATCGAGGATGTCGTCTTTGTCCGGCCGGAAGCTTTCGAGCCGGCGGACACACCAGCCATCGCCAAGCAGTTGGAAGGAATCAACGAGGAATTGATCGAGGCGGGGCGGACGTACCTGCTCATCGGTTTCGGGCGCTGGGGCACATCAGACCCATGGCTCGGGATTCCGGTTGCCTGGGGCCAGATCAGCGGCGCCCGCGTGATCGTCGAGGCGACCCTTCCCGATGTACAGCCGGACCTCAGCCAGGGATCTCATTTTTTCCACAATCTGTTGAGCTTCCATGTACTCTACCTCTCTGTGGAACACCACGGGCCATACGCCATCGACTGGCAATGGCTCGACCGACAGCCGGTCGTGAAATCGACCGCGCACGTGACTCACATACGCCTGAATCAGCCACTCGACATTCGCGTCGACGGCACCAACGGACGAGGAGTGATCCGAAAAAATGGATGA
- the gdhA gene encoding NADP-specific glutamate dehydrogenase, which yields MRPVEKLFAEQFVRGVVARNPGEPEFHQAVQEVVESLVPVLERHTKYLDHRILERIVEPERVILFRVPWMDDRGEVQVNKGYRVEFNSAIGPYKGGLRFHPTVNLGILKFLGFEQVFKNSLTTLPMGGGKGGSDFDPKGKSDNEVMRFCQSFMTELCRHIGADTDVPAGDIGVGGREIGFLFGQYKRIRDRFEGVLTGKGLNWGGSLIRPEATGYGCVYFAQDMLGTRDDSFDGKRVAISGSGNVAQYAAEKCLELGAKVVTLSDSSGFVVIEDGLTKEMWDDLMDLKNIRRGRIRELADKFSGVTYQEGTGVWNVKCEIALPCATQNELDENDAKTLLDNGCFVVSEGANMPSTPEAVELFIEKKILYGPGKAANAGGVAVSGLEMSQNSQRLSWTREEVDNRLREIMNRIHEACVTTAAEYDQPGNYVVGANIAGFVKVADAMIDQGLV from the coding sequence ATGCGTCCAGTCGAGAAACTTTTTGCTGAGCAGTTTGTGCGCGGCGTGGTTGCGCGAAACCCGGGTGAGCCGGAGTTCCACCAGGCCGTACAGGAGGTCGTGGAATCCCTGGTGCCGGTACTCGAGCGCCACACCAAGTACCTCGATCATCGCATCCTCGAACGGATCGTCGAACCGGAGCGGGTCATCCTCTTTCGCGTGCCGTGGATGGACGACCGGGGCGAGGTCCAGGTCAACAAGGGTTACCGTGTCGAGTTCAACTCTGCCATCGGGCCGTACAAGGGCGGACTCCGCTTCCATCCGACCGTTAACCTCGGCATTCTGAAGTTTCTCGGATTCGAGCAGGTCTTCAAGAACTCCCTGACCACCCTCCCGATGGGCGGCGGCAAAGGTGGCTCGGACTTCGACCCGAAGGGCAAGTCCGACAACGAGGTGATGCGCTTCTGCCAGAGCTTCATGACCGAGCTCTGCCGTCACATCGGCGCTGACACCGACGTTCCGGCCGGTGACATCGGCGTCGGTGGCCGCGAGATCGGCTTCCTATTCGGTCAGTACAAGCGCATCAGGGACCGGTTCGAGGGCGTTCTGACCGGGAAAGGCCTCAACTGGGGCGGCAGCCTGATTCGTCCGGAAGCTACCGGCTACGGCTGCGTCTACTTTGCGCAGGACATGCTGGGCACCCGCGACGACAGCTTCGACGGCAAGCGGGTCGCCATTTCGGGTTCCGGGAACGTTGCCCAGTATGCCGCCGAGAAGTGCCTCGAGCTCGGCGCCAAGGTCGTGACTCTCTCCGACTCCTCGGGCTTCGTCGTCATTGAAGACGGTTTAACCAAGGAAATGTGGGACGACCTGATGGACCTCAAGAACATCCGCCGCGGCCGGATCCGCGAGCTGGCCGACAAGTTCTCCGGCGTCACCTACCAGGAGGGCACCGGCGTGTGGAACGTGAAGTGCGAGATCGCGCTGCCCTGCGCCACTCAGAACGAGCTCGACGAGAACGACGCCAAGACGCTACTGGACAACGGGTGCTTCGTAGTATCCGAGGGCGCCAACATGCCCTCGACTCCGGAAGCCGTCGAGCTCTTCATCGAGAAGAAGATCCTCTACGGTCCCGGCAAGGCCGCCAACGCCGGTGGTGTCGCGGTATCCGGCCTCGAGATGTCGCAGAACAGCCAGCGCCTTTCCTGGACCCGCGAGGAGGTGGACAACCGCCTGCGCGAGATCATGAACCGTATTCACGAAGCCTGCGTCACCACCGCTGCCGAATACGATCAGCCTGGCAACTACGTGGTCGGCGCGAACATCGCCGGGTTTGTCAAGGTCGCCGACGCGATGATCGATCAGGGGCTCGTCTAG
- a CDS encoding metallophosphoesterase, translating into MSKRCFFVSDLHGSQNRYRELIAAARNERPRAIFLGGDLLPHRWSARMPEDDFIEEIFVPGFASLRGDLGQASPQVFVILGNDDARIAEQTFLDHAADGLWFYAHERWGSIGSSPVFGYAYVPPTPFMLKDWERYDVSRFTDPGCVSPEKGQRTIEVDPDAVRFGTIAADLERLTGDHNLASAVCLFHSPPYGTDLDRAALDGKSVDHVPLDVHVGSIAIQRFIEDRQPLLTLHGHIHEAPRLTGRWRQKIGRTHAFTAAHDGPELALVRFDLDDLENASRELI; encoded by the coding sequence GTGAGCAAACGCTGCTTCTTCGTCTCCGACCTTCATGGGAGCCAAAATCGTTACCGCGAGCTGATCGCGGCCGCGAGGAACGAAAGGCCTCGGGCAATTTTCCTCGGGGGTGATCTCCTGCCGCACCGTTGGTCGGCGAGAATGCCCGAGGACGATTTCATCGAGGAGATTTTCGTGCCCGGCTTTGCCTCGCTGCGGGGAGATCTCGGCCAGGCGTCGCCGCAGGTTTTCGTCATTCTCGGAAACGATGACGCGCGAATCGCCGAGCAGACTTTTCTCGATCATGCGGCAGACGGTCTGTGGTTCTACGCCCACGAACGGTGGGGATCGATCGGGTCCAGCCCGGTCTTCGGGTACGCCTACGTGCCACCGACGCCGTTCATGCTCAAGGACTGGGAACGATATGACGTGTCGCGCTTCACCGATCCCGGGTGTGTGTCGCCGGAGAAGGGCCAGCGCACCATCGAGGTCGATCCTGATGCGGTCCGATTCGGGACAATTGCGGCAGATCTGGAGCGGTTGACCGGGGATCACAACCTGGCAAGCGCGGTCTGTCTCTTCCACTCGCCGCCGTACGGAACCGATCTCGATCGTGCAGCGCTGGACGGCAAATCCGTGGACCATGTTCCGCTCGATGTCCACGTCGGAAGCATAGCGATCCAGCGCTTCATCGAAGACAGGCAGCCGTTGCTCACGCTGCACGGGCACATCCACGAGGCGCCGCGGTTGACCGGACGCTGGCGTCAGAAGATCGGTCGGACTCATGCGTTCACCGCAGCCCACGACGGTCCGGAACTGGCGCTCGTGCGCTTCGATCTGGACGACCTGGAGAACGCCAGCCGAGAGTTGATTTGA